The Vicinamibacterales bacterium genome contains a region encoding:
- a CDS encoding putative hydro-lyase, whose translation MLPTIPADLRQDFRRGDRSQPTAGLAPGFVQANLVVLPRDLAFDFLLFAQRNPKPCPLLEVLEPGASEPRQMAPGADLRTDLPKYRVYRDGALVEERSEIAGLWRDDLVSFMIGCSFTFESALVEAGIPMRHIDQCVNVPMYITSIPTTPAGAFHGPMVVSMRPIPPEKVVRAVQVTSRFPSVHGAPVHIGDPAAIGIRDISRPDLGDAVRIESGEVPVFWACGVTPQAVAMASKPPLMLTHAPGYMFITDRRDAEFAVL comes from the coding sequence GTGCTTCCGACCATTCCAGCCGATTTGCGGCAAGACTTCCGCCGGGGCGACCGCTCGCAGCCGACCGCAGGCCTGGCACCGGGATTCGTGCAGGCCAACCTGGTCGTGCTCCCCCGCGACCTCGCCTTCGACTTCCTTCTCTTTGCGCAGCGCAATCCGAAGCCGTGTCCGCTGCTCGAGGTGCTCGAGCCGGGGGCGAGTGAACCGCGGCAAATGGCACCGGGCGCCGACCTGCGGACCGACTTGCCGAAGTACCGGGTGTATCGCGACGGGGCGCTGGTCGAGGAGCGAAGCGAGATCGCGGGCCTGTGGCGTGACGACCTCGTCTCGTTCATGATTGGCTGCAGCTTCACGTTCGAGTCGGCGCTCGTGGAAGCCGGCATTCCGATGCGGCACATCGACCAGTGCGTGAACGTGCCGATGTACATCACCTCGATCCCGACCACCCCTGCGGGTGCCTTCCACGGGCCCATGGTCGTGTCGATGCGGCCGATTCCGCCGGAGAAGGTCGTGCGCGCGGTGCAGGTGACGTCGCGGTTCCCGTCGGTTCACGGGGCGCCCGTCCACATCGGCGACCCGGCCGCCATTGGCATCCGCGACATCTCACGGCCGGATCTGGGCGACGCGGTCCGCATCGAGTCCGGCGAGGTGCCGGTGTTCTGGGCGTGCGGCGTGACTCCCCAGGCGGTCGCGATGGCGTCGAAGCCGCCGCTGATGCTGACCCATGCCCCGGGCTACATGTTCATCACCGACCGGCGGGACGCAGAGTTCGCGGTGCTGTAG
- a CDS encoding threonine/serine dehydratase has translation MNELLSLDAIRAAAGRIRGVARLTPLLEACELPDCGSNQRPLLLKCENLQVGGAFKLRGAYNMAVQLSDDRRRAGLLTFSSGNHGLAIAITARMLGVPALIVMPTNAPAVKVEGARALGAEVIFEGTTTVQRKARAEQEAASRGMTIVPPFDHLDIAAGQGTIGLEILEQCPTVGTVYVQMSGGGLISGIATALKRSRPEIRVVGVEPVGASRMTASLAAGKPVTIELTPGITDGLLAVRPGEVTFPHVQAFVDRIVRIDDGAVADAMRWLFRAAKIVAEPSGAITIAAALADEANGKRDSARPVVAVISGGNVEEKTYARIVGTDAASRV, from the coding sequence GTGAATGAACTGCTCTCTCTCGACGCCATCCGCGCGGCGGCCGGACGCATCCGCGGCGTTGCACGCCTGACTCCACTCCTCGAGGCATGTGAGTTGCCCGATTGCGGCTCGAACCAACGGCCGCTCCTGCTCAAGTGCGAGAACCTGCAGGTGGGCGGCGCCTTCAAGCTCCGCGGCGCCTACAACATGGCCGTGCAGTTGTCCGACGACCGGCGACGGGCCGGGCTGCTGACCTTCTCGTCCGGCAACCACGGCCTCGCCATCGCCATCACCGCACGCATGCTGGGTGTGCCCGCGCTCATCGTCATGCCGACCAACGCGCCGGCTGTGAAAGTCGAAGGCGCGAGGGCGCTTGGTGCCGAGGTGATCTTCGAGGGGACGACGACCGTGCAGCGCAAGGCCCGAGCCGAACAGGAGGCGGCCTCGCGCGGGATGACGATCGTGCCGCCGTTCGACCACCTGGACATCGCGGCGGGGCAGGGGACGATCGGCCTCGAGATTCTCGAGCAGTGTCCAACGGTGGGAACGGTGTACGTGCAGATGAGCGGCGGCGGCCTCATCTCCGGCATCGCGACCGCACTGAAGCGCTCCCGGCCCGAGATCCGCGTGGTCGGCGTCGAGCCGGTTGGCGCGTCGCGCATGACCGCGTCGCTCGCGGCCGGGAAACCCGTCACGATCGAATTGACACCCGGCATCACCGACGGCCTGCTGGCCGTGCGCCCGGGTGAGGTCACGTTCCCGCACGTTCAGGCGTTCGTCGATCGCATCGTGCGGATCGACGACGGGGCGGTGGCCGATGCCATGCGCTGGCTGTTCCGGGCGGCGAAGATCGTCGCCGAGCCGAGCGGCGCCATCACAATCGCCGCCGCTCTCGCCGACGAGGCGAACGGGAAGCGGGATTCGGCGAGGCCGGTCGTCGCGGTGATCAGCGGAGGGAACGTCGAGGAGAAGACCTACGCACGGATCGTCGGAACTGACGCAGCCAGTCGGGTCTGA
- the cax gene encoding calcium/proton exchanger → MGEMTALPDFFRRAARSRLNLLLVFAPLSWIVGWRAPDTVWPFVLGATSIVPLARLIGAATEELATHTGPALGGFLNATFGNAAEIIIGLVALRANHLEVVQASITGSIIGNLLLVFGASAFVGGIGRVSQRFNRTSAGNATIMLFLGVVALTIPAVFDLTLFGSLERRPPALYTLSVGTSLLLIVAYAGSLVYSLTTGRTLIGPHLPAHTPRKIPLWPPMVVLAVATAFTTVQAEVLVGGLSAVLARSGMSELFAGVIIIALIGNAAEHYSAIAAARRDEMTLAVEIAIGSSAQIALLVAPVLVLASFALGQPMTLLFHPFEIAAVVLSVCATAIVALDGESNWVEGLQLLAVYLILALAFYLIPAGGGSGLQALGSRLCLVTCLCTS, encoded by the coding sequence ATGGGCGAGATGACTGCCCTCCCCGATTTCTTCCGCCGGGCGGCGCGTAGCCGGCTCAACCTGCTTCTGGTGTTCGCGCCACTGTCCTGGATCGTCGGCTGGCGCGCCCCGGACACCGTGTGGCCGTTCGTGCTGGGCGCCACCTCGATCGTCCCCCTTGCCCGCCTGATCGGGGCCGCCACCGAGGAACTCGCCACCCACACCGGCCCGGCCCTCGGCGGGTTCCTGAACGCGACGTTCGGCAATGCGGCGGAGATCATCATCGGCCTCGTCGCGCTCCGCGCGAACCATCTCGAGGTCGTGCAAGCGTCGATCACAGGCAGCATCATCGGCAACCTGCTCCTCGTATTCGGTGCGTCCGCGTTCGTCGGCGGCATCGGCCGGGTCTCGCAGCGCTTCAACCGCACGAGCGCGGGAAACGCCACGATCATGCTGTTCCTCGGCGTCGTCGCGCTCACGATTCCGGCTGTCTTCGACCTCACGCTGTTCGGCAGTCTGGAGCGACGCCCCCCGGCCCTCTACACCCTCAGCGTCGGGACGTCGCTGCTGCTGATCGTCGCCTACGCGGGCAGCCTCGTCTACAGCCTCACGACGGGCCGGACGCTGATCGGGCCGCACCTGCCGGCGCACACGCCGCGCAAGATCCCGCTGTGGCCGCCGATGGTCGTGCTCGCCGTCGCCACGGCATTCACCACCGTGCAGGCGGAAGTGCTGGTCGGCGGTCTGTCGGCCGTGCTTGCCCGCTCGGGCATGAGCGAGCTGTTCGCGGGCGTGATCATCATCGCGCTCATCGGCAACGCCGCCGAGCACTACAGCGCCATCGCCGCGGCCCGCCGCGACGAGATGACGCTCGCTGTCGAGATCGCCATCGGCAGCAGCGCGCAGATCGCCCTGCTGGTCGCGCCGGTGCTGGTTCTCGCGTCGTTCGCGCTCGGCCAGCCGATGACGCTGCTCTTTCACCCCTTCGAGATCGCGGCAGTCGTCCTGTCGGTGTGCGCAACGGCCATCGTCGCGCTCGACGGCGAGAGCAACTGGGTCGAAGGCCTGCAGTTGCTGGCCGTCTATCTCATCCTCGCACTGGCGTTCTATCTGATTCCAGCGGGAGGCGGGTCAGGACTCCAGGCTCTCGGCTCCAGGCTCTGTCTCGTCACTTGCCTGTGTACTTCCTGA
- a CDS encoding 1-acyl-sn-glycerol-3-phosphate acyltransferase translates to MALDDISQAVLSRDEVVRYLKGTHGESSEQARERVYAYLDELRTKQRYTLYRALKHPVYPILRKIRRHVEHIDRAVNATRESRVMYASNHKSHTDYLVEPLVLDDNGVRPPIIAAGINLFGGPLGLLHRHVTGAVPIRRATKDPAYLVTLKAYIAELLRAHDLLFYIEGGRSYSGELRPPKTGLIHAAMQSDTQNLVILPIAVSYDLVLEDRILARQGVKKRQRPFTRELAEMMRYAVGYRSRAFITFGTPIATSEYDPQSRRDVLDLAHRTREAIGLLYKVTPTALVAAALRRSMSRAELETQIDRTLDQLRQVGANLAVESGRQAVAEASQPLERRGVLVVEPGRYRVRNRMLLRYYARTIEHLLAPAAPRSH, encoded by the coding sequence ATGGCGCTCGACGATATCAGCCAGGCAGTGCTCTCGCGTGACGAGGTCGTCCGGTACCTCAAGGGAACGCACGGCGAGAGTTCCGAGCAGGCGCGCGAACGCGTGTACGCCTACCTCGACGAGCTCCGGACGAAGCAGCGCTACACGCTCTACCGTGCGCTCAAGCATCCTGTCTACCCGATCCTGCGGAAGATCCGCCGGCACGTCGAGCACATCGATCGCGCGGTGAACGCGACGCGCGAGAGCCGCGTGATGTACGCGTCGAACCACAAGAGCCATACCGACTACCTGGTCGAGCCGCTCGTCCTCGACGACAACGGCGTACGCCCGCCGATCATCGCGGCCGGCATCAACCTGTTCGGCGGCCCACTCGGCCTGCTTCATCGCCATGTCACGGGCGCCGTGCCGATCCGCCGCGCGACCAAGGATCCGGCGTACCTCGTCACGCTCAAGGCCTACATCGCCGAACTGCTGCGCGCGCACGACCTGCTCTTCTACATCGAGGGCGGCCGCAGCTACAGCGGCGAGCTGAGACCGCCGAAGACCGGGTTGATCCACGCGGCGATGCAATCGGACACGCAGAACCTGGTGATCCTGCCAATTGCGGTCTCCTACGACCTCGTGCTCGAGGACCGGATCCTGGCGCGCCAGGGCGTCAAGAAACGGCAGCGCCCCTTCACGCGGGAACTGGCGGAGATGATGCGTTATGCCGTCGGTTACCGCTCGCGTGCCTTCATCACCTTCGGGACGCCAATCGCCACCTCCGAGTACGATCCGCAGTCGCGGCGAGACGTGCTCGACCTGGCGCACCGGACGCGGGAGGCGATTGGGCTGTTGTACAAGGTGACGCCGACCGCGCTCGTGGCTGCCGCCCTGCGGCGGTCGATGTCGCGCGCCGAACTCGAGACCCAGATCGACCGGACGTTGGATCAGTTGCGCCAGGTTGGCGCCAACCTGGCCGTGGAGAGCGGCCGCCAGGCCGTGGCCGAGGCCAGTCAACCGCTCGAACGGCGCGGCGTCCTCGTCGTCGAGCCCGGTCGATACCGCGTGCGCAACCGGATGCTGCTTCGGTACTACGCGCGAACGATCGAGCACCTCCTCGCCCCGGCCGCCCCGCGATCCCACTAA
- a CDS encoding dienelactone hydrolase family protein, with amino-acid sequence MTLPPLVLSVALLAVPAAALGQSMHDHQAPAPPAQAQPEKVTVPANPAWPAWADTAKARLEKSPRHGEWVDVKLAGSEKPVKTWVVYPERKDKAPVVIVIHEIYGLSDWIRAVADQLAREGFIAVAPDLVSGKGPGGGGTDSASSSDDVVKLVMALPREEVVQRLNAVRDYAMRLPSANGKTAAVGFCWGGSTSFAYAVVQPALDAAVVYYGTAPAADVLASLQAPVLGLYGGDDARVTATVEGTKTQMQKLGKAYEVEVYAGAGHGFLRQQDGRGGANLKATDQAWPRTIAFIRKYTGK; translated from the coding sequence GTGACGCTGCCCCCGCTCGTTCTGTCGGTTGCCCTGCTCGCCGTTCCCGCCGCCGCCCTCGGTCAGTCGATGCACGATCACCAGGCGCCCGCGCCGCCAGCCCAGGCACAGCCGGAGAAGGTCACCGTGCCGGCCAATCCCGCGTGGCCCGCGTGGGCGGACACCGCGAAGGCGAGGCTCGAGAAATCGCCACGCCACGGCGAATGGGTGGACGTGAAACTGGCCGGCAGCGAGAAGCCGGTCAAGACGTGGGTGGTCTATCCGGAGCGCAAGGACAAGGCCCCGGTGGTCATCGTCATCCACGAGATCTATGGGTTGAGCGACTGGATTCGCGCCGTCGCGGATCAGTTGGCGCGCGAAGGGTTCATCGCGGTGGCGCCGGATCTGGTCTCGGGCAAGGGACCGGGCGGGGGCGGCACCGATTCCGCCTCGAGTTCGGACGACGTCGTCAAGCTCGTGATGGCGCTGCCGCGGGAGGAAGTCGTGCAGCGGCTGAACGCGGTCCGCGACTACGCGATGAGGCTTCCGTCGGCGAACGGCAAGACCGCCGCCGTGGGATTCTGCTGGGGCGGATCGACGAGCTTCGCGTACGCGGTCGTGCAGCCCGCGCTCGATGCGGCCGTCGTGTACTACGGGACGGCTCCGGCAGCCGACGTGCTCGCCAGCCTCCAGGCTCCGGTCCTCGGCCTCTACGGCGGAGACGATGCGCGCGTGACGGCGACCGTCGAAGGGACCAAGACCCAGATGCAGAAACTGGGAAAGGCGTACGAAGTGGAGGTCTACGCCGGCGCCGGTCACGGATTCCTGCGCCAGCAGGATGGCCGCGGCGGTGCCAACCTCAAGGCCACCGATCAAGCCTGGCCGCGGACCATCGCGTTCATCAGGAAGTACACAGGCAAGTGA
- a CDS encoding transketolase, which translates to MAADAHALVPTLHNVATRLRIESIRATTAAGSGHPSTCCSAAEIVATLFFAEMRFDPKRPQDPDNDRFVLSKGHAAPILYAAWAEAGAFDRSELLKLRQIESDLEGHPTPRLPFVDVATGSLGQGVCAAVGTALNARRIGSTYRTYVLLGDGESAEGSVWEAADVAMHYELSNLCAIIDVNGLGQSQPTALGHDMEAYATRWQAFGWNAIVVDGHSIEALLDAFDRARRTTDRPTMILAKTVKGKGVSFVEGLNGWHGRPLKKDEETRAIAELEAQFLPEGGGANTRPPAVQPPPRTSGGPDVAGRPEPSAPAYKMGEAIATREAYGTALVKLGEVDPRIVVLDADVKNSTFSDRFEKVFAGRFYENFIAEQVMLGVSMGLAARGAIAFPSTFACFLTRAYDFIRMAAISRLNVKMAGSHAGVSIGEDGPSQMALEDLAMMRAEPNIAVLYPCDAVSTERLVAEAAYHPGPAYIRTSRPKTPVIYGPDERFPVGGSKVLRESKKDLATVVAAGVTVFEALKAYDELKKVGIAIRVIDLYSIQPIDETTLKRAAAETHGQIVTVEDHYAGGGIGDAVAAVTTGLATVRVLAVRDIPRSGKPEELLDRFGISASHIVDAVRKVADGRGV; encoded by the coding sequence GTGGCTGCTGATGCTCACGCGCTGGTCCCCACCCTTCACAACGTCGCGACCCGGCTGCGGATCGAATCCATCCGGGCCACGACCGCAGCGGGCAGCGGTCATCCGTCGACCTGCTGCTCGGCGGCAGAGATCGTGGCGACGCTCTTCTTCGCCGAAATGCGTTTCGACCCGAAGCGCCCGCAGGATCCCGACAACGACCGCTTCGTGCTGTCGAAGGGCCACGCCGCGCCGATCCTCTATGCCGCGTGGGCCGAGGCCGGCGCATTCGACCGCTCGGAACTCCTGAAGCTGCGGCAGATCGAATCGGATCTCGAGGGGCACCCGACGCCGCGCCTTCCGTTCGTGGACGTCGCCACGGGGTCACTCGGGCAGGGCGTCTGCGCCGCCGTCGGCACCGCGCTGAACGCCCGGCGGATCGGCTCGACGTACCGCACGTACGTGCTGCTCGGTGACGGCGAATCGGCAGAGGGTTCCGTGTGGGAGGCCGCCGACGTCGCGATGCACTACGAGCTGTCGAATCTGTGCGCGATCATCGACGTCAACGGCCTCGGCCAGAGCCAGCCGACCGCGCTCGGCCACGACATGGAGGCTTACGCCACGCGCTGGCAGGCGTTCGGCTGGAACGCGATCGTCGTGGACGGCCACAGCATCGAAGCGCTGCTCGACGCGTTCGACCGGGCGCGCCGCACGACCGATCGACCGACGATGATCCTCGCGAAGACCGTGAAGGGGAAAGGTGTCTCGTTCGTCGAAGGGCTGAACGGGTGGCACGGCCGCCCGCTCAAGAAGGACGAAGAGACCCGGGCGATTGCCGAACTCGAGGCGCAGTTCCTGCCCGAGGGAGGCGGAGCGAACACGCGACCGCCTGCCGTGCAGCCGCCGCCGAGAACGAGCGGCGGGCCGGATGTCGCGGGTCGGCCCGAGCCGTCGGCGCCGGCGTACAAGATGGGCGAAGCCATTGCCACTCGCGAGGCCTACGGCACGGCGCTGGTGAAGCTCGGCGAAGTGGATCCGCGCATCGTCGTCCTCGACGCGGACGTGAAGAACTCGACCTTCAGCGACAGGTTCGAGAAGGTCTTCGCGGGACGGTTCTACGAGAACTTCATCGCCGAGCAGGTGATGCTCGGCGTCTCGATGGGGCTCGCGGCCCGCGGGGCCATCGCCTTTCCCTCGACGTTCGCCTGCTTCCTGACGCGCGCCTACGATTTCATTCGCATGGCGGCCATCAGCCGGCTGAACGTCAAGATGGCCGGCTCGCACGCCGGGGTGTCGATTGGGGAGGACGGGCCATCGCAGATGGCACTCGAAGACCTCGCGATGATGCGCGCCGAGCCGAACATCGCCGTGCTCTATCCGTGCGATGCGGTGAGCACGGAACGGCTCGTCGCCGAGGCGGCGTACCACCCGGGACCCGCATACATCCGGACCTCACGACCGAAGACGCCGGTCATCTACGGACCCGACGAGCGATTCCCGGTGGGCGGTTCGAAGGTGCTGCGCGAGAGCAAGAAGGACCTGGCGACGGTCGTTGCCGCCGGCGTGACGGTGTTCGAGGCGCTGAAGGCGTACGACGAGTTGAAGAAGGTCGGCATCGCGATCCGCGTGATCGACCTGTACTCGATCCAGCCGATCGACGAGACCACGCTGAAGAGAGCCGCCGCCGAGACGCACGGACAGATCGTGACGGTCGAGGACCATTACGCGGGCGGCGGTATCGGCGACGCGGTCGCCGCGGTCACGACCGGCCTCGCCACCGTTCGCGTGCTCGCGGTGCGCGACATCCCGCGCAGCGGCAAGCCCGAGGAACTGCTGGACCGGTTCGGGATCTCGGCGAGCCACATCGTGGACGCGGTCAGGAAGGTGGCGGATGGACGAGGTGTTTAG
- a CDS encoding M1 family metallopeptidase: MRRWLLPVVAVLVVIGVGVAARPTLEAQRRGRTKAPAGAKGHAARVARPAAAPKQAVAARAQTEPPPGSLSPRNANYSIKVVLDPLARTLAGTELLTWRNITTSPTSELRYHLYYNAWRNTRSTWLREAMLSRRRRGSPSDLKEKDWGWTDVKAIRLIGLGGATPVDLTADLRFIAPDDGNPDDRTVMMVPLPRPVKPGETINVEIDWTAQIPRTFARTGGIADYFFVAQWFPKVGVLQDDGWNCHQFHAGTEFFSDYGVYDVRMTVPKGWTVGATGVQHERRDNADGTTEHRYYQEDVHDFAWTTSPTYIVKQARFEQAGLPPVEMRLLLQPEHEGQADRHFTATRAALRYYGQWFGAYPYPHITIVDPAWQSGAGGMEYPTLFTAGTSWLAPAAVADPEGVTVHECGHQFWYAIVGNNEFEDAWLDEGLNTFSTGRTMSVAFNPNFGSRRFFGGFLPYVLRDFPQTREVDEDGLASYREGAKLDAQSTPSWRYWPAAGGALSYSKTALWLNTLERYLGWPTLQRIMSTYFARWKFRHPKPDDFFAVVNEVSGRDMTWFFDQVYRSSNVFDYAIDELRSGPVTASGLFDQAGRREFKAENPTRGRSRTTVVVRRLGEAVFPVDVLVTFANGEQARERWDGRDRWKMFTYDRAVEARSAEVDSDRVLLLDINRTNNSRTLDPQGTAAATKWTLKWMTWLQDLMLTYSFFV; the protein is encoded by the coding sequence ATGCGTCGCTGGCTGCTACCCGTGGTTGCCGTGCTGGTTGTGATTGGGGTCGGCGTGGCCGCCCGCCCGACGCTCGAGGCCCAGCGGCGTGGGCGCACCAAGGCCCCGGCCGGCGCGAAGGGCCACGCGGCAAGAGTCGCACGCCCCGCTGCCGCACCGAAACAGGCGGTCGCGGCCCGGGCGCAAACCGAACCGCCCCCCGGATCGCTCTCGCCCCGCAACGCGAACTACTCGATCAAGGTCGTGCTGGATCCGCTCGCCCGTACACTCGCCGGGACCGAACTCCTCACCTGGCGCAATATCACGACGTCGCCCACCTCCGAGCTCCGCTACCACCTCTACTACAACGCGTGGCGCAACACGCGTTCGACGTGGCTGCGCGAGGCGATGTTGTCGCGCCGGCGGCGCGGGTCACCGTCCGACCTGAAAGAGAAGGACTGGGGCTGGACGGACGTGAAGGCAATCCGGTTGATCGGTCTCGGCGGCGCGACGCCGGTCGATCTCACCGCCGACCTCCGCTTCATCGCGCCCGATGACGGCAACCCGGACGACCGCACGGTGATGATGGTGCCGCTGCCGCGCCCGGTGAAGCCCGGCGAGACGATCAACGTCGAGATCGACTGGACGGCGCAGATCCCGCGCACGTTCGCGCGCACGGGTGGCATCGCCGACTACTTCTTTGTGGCCCAGTGGTTCCCGAAGGTCGGCGTGCTGCAGGACGACGGATGGAACTGCCATCAGTTCCATGCCGGCACCGAGTTCTTCTCCGACTACGGGGTCTACGATGTCCGCATGACGGTGCCGAAGGGATGGACCGTTGGCGCGACCGGCGTGCAGCACGAACGGCGTGACAACGCCGACGGCACCACCGAGCATCGCTACTACCAGGAGGACGTTCACGACTTCGCCTGGACCACGAGCCCGACGTACATCGTGAAGCAGGCGCGTTTCGAGCAGGCCGGGCTGCCTCCCGTCGAGATGCGGCTCTTGCTGCAACCCGAGCACGAAGGGCAGGCGGACCGCCACTTCACCGCCACGCGCGCGGCGCTCCGCTATTACGGCCAGTGGTTCGGTGCGTACCCGTACCCGCACATCACGATCGTCGATCCGGCCTGGCAGAGCGGCGCGGGCGGCATGGAGTATCCGACACTCTTCACGGCCGGCACCTCGTGGCTCGCTCCGGCAGCGGTCGCCGACCCGGAAGGCGTCACCGTGCACGAGTGCGGTCACCAGTTCTGGTACGCCATCGTCGGCAACAACGAGTTCGAGGATGCCTGGCTCGACGAGGGCCTCAACACCTTCTCGACCGGCCGGACGATGAGCGTGGCGTTCAACCCGAACTTCGGATCGCGGCGGTTCTTCGGCGGGTTCCTTCCGTACGTGCTGCGCGACTTCCCGCAGACCCGTGAGGTGGACGAAGACGGGTTGGCCAGCTACCGGGAGGGCGCGAAGCTCGATGCGCAGTCCACGCCGTCCTGGCGTTACTGGCCAGCGGCCGGCGGTGCCTTGTCGTACAGCAAGACCGCACTGTGGCTCAACACGCTGGAGCGCTACCTCGGATGGCCGACGCTCCAGCGCATCATGTCCACGTACTTCGCGCGCTGGAAGTTCCGTCACCCGAAGCCGGACGATTTCTTCGCGGTGGTCAACGAGGTGAGTGGTCGCGACATGACCTGGTTCTTCGACCAGGTCTACCGCAGCTCGAACGTGTTCGACTACGCCATCGACGAGCTGCGCAGCGGGCCTGTGACCGCGAGCGGACTGTTCGACCAGGCGGGCCGCCGCGAGTTCAAGGCGGAGAACCCGACGCGCGGGCGGTCCCGCACGACCGTTGTGGTGCGCAGGCTTGGCGAAGCGGTCTTCCCGGTGGACGTGCTCGTGACGTTCGCCAACGGCGAGCAGGCGCGCGAGCGCTGGGACGGACGCGACCGCTGGAAGATGTTCACGTACGACCGGGCGGTCGAGGCGAGGTCGGCCGAGGTCGATTCCGACCGGGTGCTGCTGCTCGACATCAACCGCACGAACAACAGCCGGACGCTCGATCCGCAGGGCACTGCGGCTGCGACGAAGTGGACGTTGAAGTGGATGACGTGGCTGCAGGACCTGATGCTGACCTATTCGTTCTTCGTGTGA
- a CDS encoding HD domain-containing protein, whose translation MTSIERARLLADAIRTAGGRALIVGGWVRDRLLGLTSKDIDVEVYGLPAADLRRLLERFGHVETIGESFTVYKIGDIDVALPRRESKAGRGHKGFLVEGDPGMAVEEAARRRDFTINAIAWDPLTEIYLDPRGGRDDLERRILRVVDPSTFGDDSLRVLRAMQFVARFELDVDPATLQLCRVIPLDDLPAERVWGEFEKLLLLPARPSRGFSFARDAGIVDRLLPEMAALVGCEQEPEWHPEGDVWTHTLLVIDQAHRRTDDLPRASRLAVMLGAVCHDFGKPSTTAFFDGRTRSHNHEEAGVPPARALLDRLNVHSIDGVDVRSQVFGLTAHHLKPGSWYKVRDEVGDGAFRRLAQKVDLELLARLAAADCLGRTGEFDCTAMAWFLDRARSLGVEHEPPRPLLLGRHLLALGLEPGPRIGEILRVVYERQLDGTITTTDEGILAAKAIVDDRSD comes from the coding sequence ATGACCTCAATCGAACGCGCCCGTCTGCTCGCCGACGCCATTCGGACGGCAGGCGGACGTGCGCTGATCGTCGGCGGATGGGTCCGCGACCGCCTGCTCGGTCTCACCTCGAAGGACATCGACGTCGAGGTCTACGGCCTCCCCGCGGCCGATCTGCGCCGGCTTCTCGAGCGCTTCGGCCACGTGGAGACGATCGGCGAGAGCTTCACGGTCTACAAGATTGGGGACATCGACGTCGCGCTGCCGCGCCGTGAATCGAAGGCGGGCCGCGGCCACAAGGGATTCCTGGTCGAGGGCGATCCGGGCATGGCGGTGGAGGAGGCTGCCCGCCGGCGCGATTTCACCATCAATGCGATCGCCTGGGATCCGCTGACCGAAATCTACCTCGATCCACGCGGCGGCCGCGACGACCTCGAGCGCCGCATCCTCCGTGTCGTGGATCCATCGACCTTCGGCGACGACAGCCTGCGCGTGCTGCGCGCGATGCAGTTCGTGGCCCGCTTCGAACTGGACGTCGACCCGGCCACCCTGCAGCTCTGCCGCGTCATCCCGCTCGACGACCTGCCTGCCGAGCGCGTCTGGGGCGAGTTCGAGAAACTGCTGCTCCTGCCGGCCCGGCCGTCGCGCGGTTTCTCCTTCGCGCGTGACGCGGGCATCGTCGATCGTCTGTTGCCGGAAATGGCTGCGCTCGTCGGGTGCGAGCAGGAGCCGGAGTGGCACCCGGAGGGCGACGTCTGGACGCACACACTGCTGGTCATCGACCAGGCGCACCGGCGGACCGACGATCTGCCACGCGCCTCGCGCCTCGCGGTGATGCTCGGGGCCGTCTGCCACGATTTCGGCAAGCCGTCCACCACCGCGTTCTTCGACGGCCGAACCCGGTCGCACAACCACGAGGAGGCTGGCGTCCCTCCCGCCCGGGCGCTGCTCGACCGGCTGAACGTGCACTCGATTGACGGCGTGGACGTGAGAAGTCAGGTCTTCGGCCTGACGGCTCATCACCTCAAGCCAGGGTCCTGGTACAAGGTGCGCGACGAGGTGGGCGACGGTGCGTTCCGTCGCCTCGCGCAAAAGGTGGATCTGGAACTGCTCGCCCGCCTGGCTGCGGCGGACTGCCTCGGACGCACGGGCGAGTTCGACTGCACCGCGATGGCGTGGTTCCTGGATCGCGCGCGCTCGCTCGGTGTCGAACACGAGCCGCCTCGCCCGCTCCTCCTCGGCCGCCACCTGCTCGCCCTCGGCCTCGAGCCGGGTCCCCGCATCGGCGAGATCCTCCGCGTCGTCTACGAGCGCCAACTGGACGGCACCATCACGACGACGGACGAAGGGATTCTCGCTGCGAAGGCGATCGTCGACGATCGTTCCGACTGA